One Impatiens glandulifera unplaced genomic scaffold, dImpGla2.1, whole genome shotgun sequence genomic window carries:
- the LOC124918033 gene encoding agmatine deiminase-like: MDLKETPVFHGYRMPAEWEPHSMCWIGWPERLDNWRDNAIHGQRAFVEVASAISKFEPVTVCASAAQWANARSQLPKSVRVIEMSLNDSWLRDSGPTFVVKESKSTSDSEAKVAGIDWEFNSYGGVDGGCYIDWSFDNLLASKILDVERVAKFKHSMILEGGSIHVDGEGTCLTTEECLLNKNRNPHMSKEEIEDELKAYLGVQKIVWLPRGLFGDEDTNGHIDNMCCFVKPGVVLLAWTDDESDPQYERSIEAYSVLSNATDAKGRKFEIIKLHIPGPLCMTAEEEAGLVQVGEAKARCVDSVLAASYINFYIANGAIITPQFGDQKWDDEAVRVLSHTFPDHQIVRIKSARDILLGGGNVHCITQQQPAA, from the exons ATGGATTTGAAAGAAACACCAGTTTTTCATGGATACCGCATGCCTGCAGAATGGGAACCTCATTCTATGTGTTGGATCGGTTGGCCT GAACGTCTGGATAATTGGAGAGATAATGCAATCCATGGTCAACGTGCATTTGTGGAAGTTGCATCTGCTATATCAAAGTTTGAGCCAGTGACTGTTTGTGCTAGTGCTGCACAG TGGGCAAATGCTCGAAGTCAATTACCGAAAAGTGTAAGGGTGATTGAAATGAGCTTGAATGATTCTTGGCTTCGTGATTCAGGGCCTACA TTTGTTGTAAAAGAAAGCAAATCCACAAGTGACTCAGAGGCTAAGGTTGCTGGGATTGATTGGGAATTCAACAGTTATGGGG GAGTTGATGGAGGTTGCTATATAGATTGGAGTTTTGACAATCTTCTGGCAAGTAAG aTTCTGGATGTTGAACGAGTTGCTAAATTTAAACACTCTATGATTCTTGAAGGTGGAAGCATTCATGTAGATGGAGAAG GGACATGTCTTACAACTGAGGAGTGCCTACTAAATAAGAACAGAAACCCTCATATGAGCAAAGAAGAAATTGAGGACGAACTTAAAGCATATCTTGGAGTACAGAAGATTGTGTGGCTTCCCCGTGGACTATTtg GAGATGAGGATACAAATGGTCACATTGACAATATGTGCTGTTTTGTGAAACCTGGAGTGGTTTTGTTGGCCTGGACTGATGATGAATCTGACCCTCAGTATGAGAGGTCCATAGAAGCATATTCGGTTCTTTCAAATGCTACTGATGCGAAAGGGAGAAAATTTGAAATCATTAAATTGCATATTCCTGGGCCTCTTTGCATGACGGCCGAGGAGGAAGCTGGTCTTGTTCAG GTTGGGGAGGCTAAAGCAAGATGTGTAGACTCGGTACTTGCTGCTTCTTACATAAACTTCTATATAGCAAATGGAGCTATTATTACGCCACAATTTGGAGATCAGAAATGGGATGATGAAGCAGTTAGGGTCCTGTCTCATACATTTCCAGACCATCAA ATAGTGAGGATAAAAAGTGCTAGGGATATTCTTCTTGGTGGTGGAAATGTGCACTGTATCACTCAACAGCAACCAGCAGCATAA